A single genomic interval of Lathyrus oleraceus cultivar Zhongwan6 chromosome 7, CAAS_Psat_ZW6_1.0, whole genome shotgun sequence harbors:
- the LOC127104023 gene encoding uncharacterized protein LOC127104023, with protein MPLSNTSIATLRQQMDDSNHELVNMLTNQMGTVFNHVIQESTETNRQDADQIIDQHRQEDLAVENNLTTIIERIMARNGMSATLQRPLYASPLAEFILQIESPRGTKVPKYTKFGGESGESTIEHIARYLTESGDLAHNECLRFYEGHSKISLAELSSIKRRFAESIDDYLNRFRSLKARCFTQVPEHELVQIAAGGLDYSIRKKIDLTFIKSMSQLADRVRHLERLRLEKVRHSKVKKEKIPFVDYDATYPIYDTGYASSTELEINVVELNPGSAYECQQ; from the exons ATGCCGCTGTCGAATACTTCAATAGCGACGTTGAGGCAACAAATGGATGATAGTAATCATGAGTTGGTTAATATGTTAACTAATCAAATGGGTACAGTTTTTAATCATGTGATACAGGAATCTActgaaacaaataggcag GATGCTGATCAAATTATCGATCAACATCGGCAAGAAGACTTAgcagtggaaaataatttgacaactattattgaaagaaTTATGGCTAGGAATGGTATGAGTGCCACATTGCAAAGGCCACTATACGCTTCCCCATTGGCTGAATTTATTCTCCAAATCGAGTCACCTAGAGGAACGAAGGTGCCCAAATACACTAAGTTTGGGGGAGAATCTGGTGAGTCGACAATAGAACATATTGCTAGATATTTAACAGAGTCGGGAGATTTGGCTCATaatgagtgtttgaga ttttacgaaggGCACTCCAAAATCAGTTTGGCAGAACTGTCTAGCattaagagaaggtttgctgagagTATTGACGATTATCTGAATAGATTTAGATCATTAAAGGCCAGGTGTTTTACGCAAGTACCGGAACATGAACTTGTTCAAATTGCTGCTGGGgggttagattattccattaggaagaaaatagaccTAACCTTTATAAAGAGTATGTCAcaattggctgatagagttcgacatcTCGAACGACTGAGGTTAGAAAAGGTTAGACACAGTAAGGTTAAGAAGGAAAAAATACCTTTCGTCGATTATGATGCGACATATCCAATCTATGACACTGGTTATGCCtcatcgaccgaattagaaattAACGTGGTTGAGTTAAATCCAGGATCTGCTTATGAGTGTCAGCAATGA